A genomic region of [Eubacterium] eligens ATCC 27750 contains the following coding sequences:
- a CDS encoding DUF885 domain-containing protein: MRNKQLCFLHQFLNKAVSLLIVFIMVITLSGCSLPWNQKQISETTISATEDNADFTDYVNNLFADLLSADMVSLHAYVEHPKDFGINDYEITLGRYDLDNPDDSSDYTDIISTLKSFDRSTLSAKQQITLDELLMYMENALEYSDLYMFNTQLQTTTGIHVQLPLLFAEYTFEEKKDIDEYIELLCDVDGYFENMAAFEKLRADNGYFMEDTLADEVIESCNSFIETAGLEDGAMISTFDEKLASVDGLSSQDIADYKAKNVSAVNEHVIPGYQSLVNALTSLKGSNRYSGGLCNYPEGSRYFEYILSSTLGWSKSVDEYDKLVDSYIKKYMLKMQSLALKDSSILDKFDTFSFNMTDPVGILTDLKKRITDDFPEIPDVNYNIKYVSKALEDYTSPAMYFIPQLDNLDINSIYINSSGTSASELYPTLAHEGYPGHMYQTQYFAATNPDWIRYILAPGGYVEGWASYVEVLSYNYAQTGNDALNKMYAANYATVLCLYAKGDIGVNYYGWSEDDVYRFISQYGFDDKSVAHEMYYAFVSDPGNYCKYVLGMLGFEQLKTKAQSELSDKFNLKNFHQYILDMGPVQFDILFNNLDAWIKKEK, encoded by the coding sequence ATGCGTAATAAACAACTTTGCTTTTTACATCAATTTCTTAACAAGGCTGTGAGCCTGCTGATAGTTTTTATAATGGTAATTACCCTGTCTGGCTGCAGCCTGCCCTGGAATCAGAAGCAGATATCAGAAACTACTATATCTGCCACAGAGGATAACGCTGATTTCACGGATTATGTAAACAACCTGTTTGCTGACCTGTTAAGTGCCGACATGGTATCTTTGCATGCCTATGTCGAACACCCCAAGGATTTCGGAATTAACGATTATGAGATTACTCTTGGCCGCTACGACCTTGACAATCCCGATGACTCCTCAGATTACACCGACATAATATCAACGCTTAAATCATTTGACAGAAGCACACTTTCAGCAAAACAACAGATAACGCTTGACGAGCTTCTTATGTACATGGAAAATGCGCTGGAGTACAGTGATTTGTACATGTTTAACACACAGCTTCAGACAACTACAGGTATTCATGTCCAGCTGCCGCTGCTTTTTGCTGAATACACATTTGAAGAAAAGAAGGATATTGACGAATATATTGAGCTTCTATGTGATGTTGATGGATACTTTGAAAATATGGCTGCATTTGAGAAGCTTCGTGCTGATAACGGATATTTTATGGAAGATACCCTTGCCGATGAGGTAATTGAAAGCTGTAACTCATTTATTGAGACTGCCGGTTTAGAAGATGGTGCAATGATATCAACCTTTGACGAAAAGCTTGCTTCTGTTGACGGACTTTCTTCACAGGATATTGCAGATTATAAAGCTAAAAATGTGTCCGCAGTCAATGAACATGTAATCCCAGGATACCAGTCCCTTGTAAATGCACTTACTTCATTAAAAGGCTCTAACAGATATTCAGGCGGTTTATGCAATTATCCTGAGGGTTCTCGGTATTTTGAATATATACTCTCTTCAACACTTGGCTGGAGCAAATCTGTTGACGAATACGATAAGCTGGTTGATTCTTATATCAAGAAATATATGCTTAAAATGCAGTCGCTTGCGCTTAAAGACTCCTCTATTCTTGATAAATTTGACACATTTTCATTCAATATGACAGACCCGGTTGGTATTCTTACCGACCTTAAGAAAAGAATAACCGATGATTTTCCTGAGATTCCAGATGTGAATTATAATATCAAATATGTGTCAAAGGCGCTTGAGGACTACACCAGTCCGGCTATGTACTTTATTCCGCAGCTTGATAACCTTGATATCAATTCAATATACATCAATTCTTCTGGCACTTCTGCGAGTGAATTATATCCTACACTTGCACATGAAGGGTATCCGGGACACATGTACCAGACACAGTATTTTGCCGCAACCAATCCTGACTGGATAAGATACATTCTTGCACCAGGCGGATATGTTGAAGGCTGGGCATCATATGTTGAAGTTCTTTCTTATAATTATGCACAGACCGGCAACGATGCACTTAACAAAATGTATGCTGCTAATTATGCCACCGTCCTGTGCCTTTATGCAAAAGGGGATATTGGCGTTAATTACTATGGATGGAGTGAAGATGATGTTTACCGATTCATCAGCCAGTATGGTTTTGATGATAAATCAGTCGCTCACGAAATGTATTACGCATTTGTCTCTGACCCGGGCAATTATTGCAAATATGTTCTTGGAATGTTAGGATTTGAGCAGTTAAAGACTAAGGCACAAAGTGAACTTTCTGATAAATTCAATCTTAAAAATTTCCATCAGTATATACTCGACATGGGTCCTGTGCAGTTTGATATATTATTTAACAACCTTGATGCATGGATTAAAAAAGAAAAATAA
- a CDS encoding GGDEF domain-containing protein: MSINKKEFNLEQVVKLCVVVNISLFLFVAFMLTLFVYFNITPMIYYSVIALIGYVLYFMLLKRQKVCAYMWCVYATIIIYMAIATICLGYKCGFHLYSMSLIPIIFYSQYISTKTDTKDPNPLAVSIAIVAVSIISSAIAIINGPLYEINKTIISVMLACNAISVSAFLIYYTKVIVDLVIESEKKLNSIANIDLLTDLYSRRYMINYLEEYDADDEGWLAMADVDDFKKINDTYGHNCGDYVLNFIAQKMKNICSNCVISRWGGEEFLIHNGTHDSTHEVLEKLRREIENSECIYKQQKINISLTIGVAQRNADGDIEEWIKSADDRLYYGKNNGKNMVVD; encoded by the coding sequence ATGAGCATTAATAAAAAAGAATTTAATCTGGAGCAGGTTGTTAAACTATGCGTGGTTGTTAACATATCGTTGTTTTTATTTGTTGCATTTATGCTGACATTATTTGTATATTTTAATATAACACCAATGATTTATTACAGTGTAATAGCACTGATTGGTTATGTGTTATATTTTATGCTGTTAAAAAGGCAGAAAGTGTGTGCATATATGTGGTGTGTGTATGCAACAATTATAATTTATATGGCTATTGCAACAATATGTCTTGGGTATAAATGTGGATTTCATCTGTATAGCATGTCATTAATACCTATAATATTTTATTCACAATACATATCAACCAAGACCGATACAAAAGACCCGAATCCACTGGCTGTGTCGATAGCAATAGTTGCTGTAAGTATAATATCATCAGCAATAGCTATAATTAACGGACCATTGTATGAAATTAATAAAACAATTATATCTGTGATGCTTGCATGTAATGCAATAAGTGTATCAGCATTTTTAATATATTATACTAAGGTGATAGTCGATCTTGTTATTGAGTCTGAGAAGAAGCTTAATTCAATTGCCAACATTGATCTTCTGACAGACCTTTACAGCAGAAGATATATGATTAATTATCTTGAAGAATATGATGCGGACGATGAAGGCTGGCTTGCAATGGCAGATGTAGATGATTTCAAGAAAATAAATGATACATATGGACATAACTGTGGTGATTATGTGTTAAATTTCATTGCACAGAAGATGAAAAATATATGCAGTAACTGTGTGATTTCAAGGTGGGGCGGAGAAGAATTTCTTATACATAATGGAACACACGACAGCACACATGAAGTATTAGAAAAATTGAGGAGAGAAATAGAAAACTCTGAATGTATTTATAAACAGCAGAAGATAAATATATCACTAACAATAGGAGTGGCGCAGAGAAATGCCGATGGTGATATAGAAGAATGGATAAAGAGTGCAGATGACAGGCTTTATTACGGAAAAAATAACGGAAAGAATATGGTGGTAGATTAA
- the rsmA gene encoding 16S rRNA (adenine(1518)-N(6)/adenine(1519)-N(6))-dimethyltransferase RsmA has translation MSDNKYNNVMHLGNPTNTIAVLNRYGFDFKKKFGQNFLIDENVVEKIVREAGVTKDDFVVEVGPGIGTMTQILCENAREVVAVEIDKKLIPILTEDTLSYYDNVTVINEDILKLDIKKLADEKNEGRPIKVVANLPYYITTPIIMGLFESHVPLDSITIMVQKEVADRMQCGPGTKDYGALSLAVQFYAKPKVVLNVPASCFMPRPNVDSAVIRLERFKTPPVDVKNEHLMFKIIRASFNQRRKTMLNSVGNSGIGITKEALTNALETMGLPLTIRGEALTLEQFAQLSNLLC, from the coding sequence ATGAGCGATAATAAATATAATAATGTTATGCACCTTGGCAACCCAACTAACACGATTGCCGTGCTTAACAGATATGGTTTTGATTTCAAGAAAAAGTTCGGGCAGAACTTTCTTATAGATGAAAATGTTGTTGAGAAAATCGTCCGTGAAGCAGGCGTTACCAAAGATGATTTTGTTGTTGAAGTTGGTCCGGGAATCGGAACAATGACCCAGATTCTTTGTGAGAATGCCAGAGAAGTTGTTGCCGTTGAGATTGATAAGAAGCTTATTCCTATTCTTACAGAAGATACTCTTTCTTATTATGACAATGTGACAGTAATCAATGAAGATATCTTAAAGCTTGATATTAAGAAGCTTGCTGATGAGAAGAATGAAGGCAGACCAATCAAGGTTGTTGCCAACCTTCCATACTATATAACAACACCTATTATTATGGGACTTTTTGAGAGCCATGTACCATTAGACAGTATAACTATCATGGTTCAGAAAGAGGTAGCTGACCGCATGCAATGTGGTCCTGGAACTAAAGATTATGGCGCACTTTCACTTGCTGTACAGTTCTACGCCAAGCCTAAGGTTGTGCTTAATGTGCCTGCTAGCTGCTTCATGCCTCGTCCTAATGTTGATTCAGCGGTTATCCGTCTTGAGCGCTTCAAAACCCCACCTGTTGATGTTAAGAATGAACATCTTATGTTCAAGATAATAAGAGCATCATTTAACCAGCGCCGAAAGACTATGCTTAACAGTGTCGGCAATTCCGGCATCGGCATCACGAAAGAAGCTCTTACCAACGCATTAGAAACTATGGGACTTCCGCTTACTATCCGCGGCGAAGCCCTTACACTTGAGCAGTTTGCACAATTAAGCAATCTGCTGTGCTAA
- a CDS encoding prolyl-tRNA synthetase associated domain-containing protein, whose protein sequence is MELIKGRPADETGRLEKEIRVYDLLDKLGMEYYRTDHEPATTMEVCNDIDKILDTLICKNLFLCNRQKTNFYMLMMPGDKPFKTKDLSKQINSARLSFADESYMEEFLDITPGSVSIMGLMNDTDNHVQLLMDKEVLEGESLGCHPCINTSSLKLKTKEVMEKFLPAVHHEAVIVELPRYDISE, encoded by the coding sequence ATGGAACTTATTAAAGGAAGACCTGCCGATGAAACAGGAAGACTAGAAAAAGAAATCAGAGTATATGATTTGTTGGATAAGCTTGGAATGGAATATTACAGAACAGACCATGAGCCTGCTACAACAATGGAAGTGTGTAATGACATAGATAAGATTCTGGACACACTTATATGTAAGAATCTTTTCTTATGTAACAGACAGAAGACGAATTTTTATATGCTTATGATGCCGGGTGACAAGCCATTTAAGACAAAGGATCTGAGTAAGCAGATTAATTCAGCGAGACTTTCATTTGCAGATGAATCATATATGGAGGAATTCCTAGATATAACACCGGGTTCAGTATCCATAATGGGACTTATGAATGATACGGATAACCATGTGCAGTTACTGATGGATAAGGAAGTGCTTGAGGGTGAATCTCTCGGATGTCATCCTTGCATTAATACATCAAGTCTTAAATTAAAGACTAAGGAAGTGATGGAGAAATTCCTTCCGGCTGTTCATCATGAGGCGGTGATAGTTGAGCTGCCGAGGTATGATATATCTGAGTAA
- a CDS encoding GNAT family N-acetyltransferase — MKFEYDFEGMKLKVLDETFAGKVLEFYSRNREEFDRYEAAKPDNFYTTEYITATLKAEYAALLKGEFGRFFLFSDDMPGEILGSVSFFGVTSINRSCRIGYKIDKNYRQLGLGSLMVKHMLEILTHEKEMHRIEAYIHPQNISSINLVKSLGFISEGTAYSYVKLNGSWQDHLRFVYIS; from the coding sequence ATGAAATTTGAATACGATTTTGAAGGCATGAAGCTTAAAGTACTTGATGAAACATTTGCAGGAAAAGTACTTGAATTCTACAGCCGTAACCGTGAAGAATTCGACAGATACGAAGCTGCCAAGCCCGATAATTTCTATACAACAGAATATATTACAGCCACACTTAAAGCCGAATATGCTGCTTTGCTAAAGGGTGAATTCGGCAGATTTTTTCTTTTCTCTGACGACATGCCAGGTGAAATTCTCGGCTCTGTATCTTTTTTTGGTGTTACAAGCATTAACCGTTCTTGCCGCATAGGATATAAGATTGATAAGAATTACCGCCAGTTAGGACTTGGAAGCCTTATGGTTAAACATATGCTTGAGATTCTTACACACGAAAAGGAGATGCACAGGATTGAAGCTTACATTCACCCTCAAAACATCTCCTCTATTAATCTTGTCAAATCTCTTGGCTTTATATCCGAAGGAACCGCCTACTCCTATGTAAAGCTTAACGGCTCATGGCAGGATCATTTAAGATTCGTCTATATTTCCTGA
- the tadA gene encoding tRNA adenosine(34) deaminase TadA: MDNTQVDFEKDDYRYMKQAITQAKKAYKLNEVPIGCVIVYEGKVIGRGYNRRNTDKTSLGHAEITAIKKASRYMNDWRLENCTLYVTLEPCQMCAGAIVQARIPRVVIGSMNPKAGCAGSILNILQIPTFNHQCEITKGVCEEECSEMLTTFFKELRKSKKKNTTVTTDGE, encoded by the coding sequence GTGGATAATACTCAGGTGGATTTTGAAAAAGATGATTACAGATATATGAAACAGGCAATCACACAGGCTAAGAAGGCTTATAAACTCAATGAAGTGCCTATCGGCTGTGTGATTGTGTATGAAGGAAAGGTTATAGGAAGAGGCTACAACCGCCGTAACACTGATAAAACCTCTCTCGGCCATGCCGAGATTACTGCAATTAAGAAAGCCAGCCGCTACATGAACGACTGGCGGCTTGAGAACTGCACTTTATATGTTACGCTTGAACCTTGTCAGATGTGTGCAGGTGCTATTGTTCAGGCAAGAATTCCAAGAGTTGTTATCGGTTCCATGAATCCCAAAGCAGGATGTGCCGGTTCTATACTTAATATACTGCAGATTCCGACATTTAATCACCAGTGCGAAATTACTAAAGGTGTATGTGAAGAAGAATGTTCAGAAATGCTCACAACATTTTTCAAGGAACTGCGTAAAAGCAAGAAAAAGAATACTACTGTCACTACTGATGGAGAATGA
- a CDS encoding TatD family hydrolase, whose protein sequence is MKIFETHAHYDDERFDEDRDELISSMLSDTGELDYIVNVGASRQGCEASLALAAQYEKVYAAIGFHPEDIVRLKESDIEWLENMLGESKARKIVALGEIGLDYYYVSDDADMAAAEKKQQREWFAAQMNIAYRTHMPVMIHSRDACQDTIDILKSNHGQDTGGIIHCYSYSKEAARDFLNMGFSIGIGGVLTFKNAKKLVEAAAYIPMDRIVLETDSPYMAPEPNRGKRNDSRNIKYVAEKLAQIKGLDTQEVIDVTNQNARRLLFGE, encoded by the coding sequence ATGAAGATATTTGAAACTCATGCTCATTATGATGATGAAAGATTTGATGAGGACAGAGATGAACTTATAAGCAGCATGCTTAGTGATACAGGGGAGCTTGATTACATTGTTAATGTAGGTGCAAGCCGTCAGGGCTGTGAGGCTTCCCTTGCACTTGCTGCACAATATGAAAAGGTATATGCAGCGATTGGTTTCCACCCGGAGGATATTGTCAGATTGAAAGAATCGGACATTGAATGGCTGGAAAACATGCTTGGTGAATCTAAGGCAAGAAAGATTGTTGCGCTTGGAGAAATCGGACTTGATTACTACTATGTGTCAGATGATGCAGATATGGCGGCGGCTGAGAAGAAGCAGCAGCGTGAATGGTTTGCAGCACAGATGAATATAGCGTACCGTACACACATGCCGGTAATGATTCATTCAAGAGATGCATGTCAGGATACAATCGACATATTAAAGAGTAATCACGGACAGGATACAGGCGGAATAATCCACTGTTATTCATACAGTAAGGAAGCAGCAAGAGACTTTCTTAATATGGGCTTCTCTATAGGAATCGGCGGTGTTCTTACATTTAAGAATGCTAAGAAGCTTGTGGAAGCAGCCGCGTATATACCGATGGATAGAATTGTTCTTGAGACAGACAGTCCATATATGGCACCTGAGCCTAACCGAGGTAAAAGAAACGACAGCCGCAATATAAAATATGTTGCAGAAAAGCTGGCGCAGATTAAAGGGCTTGATACGCAGGAGGTTATTGATGTTACTAACCAGAATGCGAGAAGGCTGCTTTTTGGGGAGTAA
- a CDS encoding ABC transporter ATP-binding protein: MKLEVRNLKKTYGTVQALKGINYTFTPGVYGILGANGAGKSTMINLITDNVSRDKMNGGSILFGEDSAEEDILKLGKQFRGLVGYMPQQQGFYEDFSPKAFLKYMAEIKGVKKIKTTDDNGNEVVKTVNQQIDELLEVVNLTKVAYKKIGGFSGGMKQRVLLAQALLGNPKILILDEPTAGLDPKERISIRNYIAELSKDKIILFATHVVSDIECIADKVLLLKSGEIIATGTPVELIESMAGKVGEITCTLDEVGELQKEYKIGNIRQRKNGLALRVVGDELPEEAVKVGDNIDLEDVYLYYFE; this comes from the coding sequence ATGAAATTAGAGGTAAGGAATTTAAAGAAAACTTATGGTACAGTTCAGGCACTGAAGGGGATTAATTATACATTTACACCAGGAGTATATGGTATTCTTGGTGCTAATGGAGCCGGCAAGAGTACTATGATTAATCTTATCACTGATAATGTATCGAGAGATAAGATGAATGGTGGAAGTATTCTTTTTGGCGAGGATAGTGCAGAGGAAGATATATTAAAGCTTGGCAAACAGTTCAGGGGATTGGTTGGCTACATGCCGCAGCAGCAGGGATTTTATGAGGATTTTTCGCCTAAAGCATTTCTTAAATATATGGCAGAGATTAAGGGAGTTAAGAAGATTAAGACGACTGATGACAATGGCAATGAGGTTGTTAAGACTGTCAACCAGCAGATAGACGAGCTGCTAGAGGTAGTTAATCTTACTAAGGTTGCATATAAGAAAATTGGAGGATTTTCAGGAGGAATGAAGCAGAGAGTGCTGCTTGCACAGGCACTTCTTGGTAATCCTAAGATTCTTATACTTGATGAGCCGACAGCAGGACTTGACCCTAAAGAGAGAATCTCAATAAGAAACTATATTGCAGAGCTGTCTAAGGACAAGATAATTCTTTTTGCAACTCATGTTGTAAGTGATATTGAATGTATTGCTGATAAAGTACTTCTTCTAAAGAGCGGAGAAATAATTGCGACAGGAACACCTGTTGAGCTTATTGAAAGCATGGCTGGAAAAGTTGGTGAGATAACATGTACGCTTGATGAGGTCGGCGAGCTGCAGAAGGAATACAAGATTGGCAATATCAGACAGAGAAAGAACGGTCTTGCGTTAAGAGTTGTAGGTGATGAGCTGCCAGAAGAAGCAGTAAAAGTTGGAGATAATATTGACCTTGAGGATGTATATCTGTATTATTTTGAGTAG
- a CDS encoding DUF6128 domain-containing protein has protein sequence MDYQRLVSYIYSYPEGVKGRNAGFAKALVHQGQFKLSISLRGVKTDSPEMFGIYMMVTDSGYRLIKLGECLVKMGQMEYSGVFNPDNINDTGYSFRDICGLAVAMEDARYDCMLSMWKDEDVTPDMLVFSGMDAKKQAEAGIVIKERMRQSEEKERGQQMSESVLAESLRSEPVRPELSESQTLESQMAQAEPAVSAGRPQAVQSKQAEAYRPQTGVTAESVSDTATEDIKAAGAAAKIPAETQHLQQKAHRANATQTDPFEKLFVRADYIDAFDDDYFYDCIEVSPEKLKCLNQNEIDITGNSFLLHGYYNFRHILFGRVRDNLDNTKYFVGVPGMYCNRERYMASMFGFNNFKKSHRSDYANPYFGYWYQEI, from the coding sequence GTGGATTATCAGCGTCTTGTTTCATACATATATTCATATCCGGAGGGAGTAAAGGGCAGAAATGCAGGCTTTGCAAAGGCATTAGTTCATCAGGGGCAGTTCAAGTTAAGCATCAGTTTAAGAGGCGTTAAAACAGACAGTCCGGAAATGTTTGGAATATATATGATGGTTACTGACAGCGGCTACAGGCTTATAAAGTTAGGGGAATGTCTTGTAAAAATGGGACAGATGGAATACAGTGGCGTATTTAACCCTGATAATATAAATGACACAGGCTACAGCTTCAGGGATATATGCGGACTTGCGGTTGCAATGGAGGACGCAAGATATGACTGCATGCTTTCAATGTGGAAAGATGAAGATGTAACTCCTGATATGCTTGTGTTCTCAGGAATGGACGCAAAGAAGCAGGCTGAGGCCGGAATTGTTATAAAAGAGCGTATGAGACAGAGTGAGGAGAAAGAGCGGGGGCAGCAAATGTCAGAGTCTGTTCTGGCAGAATCGTTAAGGTCAGAACCGGTCAGACCAGAGTTGTCAGAATCGCAGACATTAGAATCGCAGATGGCTCAGGCAGAACCTGCTGTGTCAGCGGGCAGACCGCAGGCAGTTCAGTCAAAGCAGGCCGAAGCATACAGACCGCAGACAGGCGTGACTGCGGAAAGCGTAAGTGACACAGCCACAGAAGATATAAAGGCTGCCGGAGCAGCAGCTAAAATACCTGCGGAAACACAACATTTGCAGCAAAAAGCACACAGAGCTAATGCAACGCAGACGGATCCTTTTGAAAAGCTTTTTGTGCGGGCTGATTATATAGATGCATTTGACGATGATTACTTCTATGATTGTATAGAAGTGTCGCCAGAGAAGTTAAAGTGTCTTAACCAGAATGAAATTGATATCACGGGAAACAGCTTCCTGCTGCATGGTTATTATAATTTCAGGCACATACTTTTTGGAAGAGTGCGCGATAACCTTGATAATACTAAATATTTCGTTGGCGTTCCGGGAATGTACTGCAACCGTGAACGTTACATGGCTTCAATGTTTGGCTTTAATAATTTTAAGAAGAGTCACAGGAGTGACTATGCCAATCCATATTTTGGATACTGGTATCAGGAAATATAG
- the metG gene encoding methionine--tRNA ligase: MPQSKGPFYMTTAIAYTSGKPHIGNTYEIVLADSIARFRRQEGYDVFFQTGTDEHGQKIELKAEEAGITPKEFVDNVSTEIKRIWDLMNTSYDKFIRTTDDYHEKQVQKIFKKLYDQGDIYKGSYEGMYCTPCESFWTESQLVDGKCPDCGREVKPAKEEAYFFKMSKYANKLIEHINTHPEFIQPVSRKNEMMNNFLLPGLQDLCVSRTSFKWGIPVDFDDKHVVYVWLDALTNYITGIGYDADGNSSEQYKKFWPADLHLIGKDIIRFHTIYWPIFLMALGEPLPKQVFGHPWLLQNDGKMSKSKGNVIYADDLVDLFGVDAVRYFVLHEMPFENDGVISWELMVERMNSDLANTLGNLVNRTIAMSNKYFGGVVNKTGVEDAAIDGDLKAVVTATRDKVQAKMATLHVADAITEVFTLFKRCNKYIDETMPWALAKDEAQQDRLAEVLYNLVESITIGANLLKSFMPETTDKILAQLYPANPEAGVRDFDDLATFGLRETGLKVTETPEILFARLDFEKDLKEKVDAIQEAQKKANGVTEYPQVEVKPEITFDDFEKVQFRVAKVLTCEAVKKTKLLKFELQIGDEKRTIVSGIQKYYKPEELIGKKLVVCTNLKPRKICGIESQGMIISAWDDKDNLSVLTLEKDIIEGAEIG; the protein is encoded by the coding sequence ATGCCACAGAGTAAAGGTCCATTTTATATGACAACAGCTATTGCCTATACATCAGGCAAGCCACATATCGGTAATACTTATGAAATCGTTCTTGCAGACAGTATTGCAAGATTCAGAAGACAGGAAGGCTATGATGTATTTTTCCAGACAGGAACTGACGAGCATGGTCAGAAGATTGAGCTTAAGGCTGAAGAAGCTGGAATTACACCTAAGGAATTCGTTGATAATGTTTCAACAGAGATTAAGAGAATATGGGATCTTATGAATACTTCATATGATAAGTTCATCAGAACAACAGATGATTACCATGAGAAGCAGGTTCAGAAGATTTTTAAGAAACTTTATGATCAGGGAGACATTTATAAGGGTTCATATGAAGGCATGTACTGTACTCCATGTGAGTCTTTCTGGACAGAGAGCCAGCTTGTTGATGGAAAGTGTCCTGATTGTGGACGTGAAGTTAAGCCAGCTAAGGAAGAAGCTTATTTCTTCAAGATGAGCAAATATGCCAACAAGCTTATTGAGCATATCAATACACATCCGGAATTCATCCAGCCTGTTTCAAGAAAGAATGAGATGATGAACAACTTCCTTCTTCCTGGACTTCAGGATTTATGTGTATCAAGAACATCTTTCAAATGGGGTATTCCAGTTGACTTTGATGACAAGCATGTAGTTTATGTATGGCTTGATGCCCTTACTAACTATATCACAGGTATCGGATATGATGCTGATGGCAATTCTTCAGAGCAGTACAAGAAGTTCTGGCCAGCAGACCTTCACCTTATCGGTAAGGATATCATCAGATTCCATACAATTTACTGGCCAATATTCCTTATGGCACTTGGTGAGCCACTTCCTAAGCAGGTGTTTGGACATCCTTGGTTATTACAGAATGATGGTAAGATGAGTAAGTCTAAGGGAAATGTTATCTATGCAGATGATCTTGTAGACCTTTTCGGCGTTGATGCTGTACGTTACTTTGTTCTTCACGAGATGCCATTTGAGAATGATGGTGTTATTTCATGGGAGCTTATGGTTGAGCGTATGAACTCAGACCTTGCCAACACACTTGGTAACCTTGTAAACAGAACAATTGCAATGTCTAACAAGTACTTTGGTGGAGTTGTTAATAAGACTGGCGTAGAGGATGCTGCAATTGACGGTGACCTTAAGGCTGTTGTAACAGCAACAAGAGATAAGGTTCAGGCAAAGATGGCTACACTTCATGTAGCAGATGCTATCACAGAAGTATTCACACTCTTTAAGAGATGTAACAAATATATTGACGAGACAATGCCTTGGGCTCTTGCAAAGGATGAGGCACAGCAGGACAGATTAGCAGAAGTGCTCTATAACCTTGTTGAGAGTATTACAATCGGTGCTAATCTTCTTAAGTCTTTCATGCCAGAGACTACAGATAAGATTCTTGCACAGCTTTACCCAGCTAATCCAGAGGCAGGAGTAAGAGATTTTGATGACCTTGCTACATTTGGCTTAAGAGAAACAGGACTTAAGGTTACTGAGACACCAGAGATTCTTTTCGCAAGACTTGACTTTGAGAAGGACCTTAAGGAAAAGGTTGATGCTATTCAGGAAGCTCAGAAGAAGGCTAATGGTGTTACAGAATATCCACAGGTTGAAGTTAAGCCTGAGATTACATTTGATGATTTTGAAAAGGTTCAGTTCAGAGTTGCCAAGGTTCTTACATGTGAAGCTGTTAAGAAGACAAAGCTTCTTAAGTTCGAGCTTCAGATTGGTGATGAGAAGAGAACTATCGTATCAGGTATCCAGAAGTACTATAAGCCAGAGGAGCTTATTGGTAAGAAGTTAGTTGTATGTACTAATTTAAAACCAAGAAAGATCTGTGGTATTGAGTCACAGGGAATGATTATCTCAGCATGGGATGATAAGGATAACTTATCAGTTCTTACACTTGAGAAAGATATTATTGAAGGTGCAGAGATTGGCTGA